A region of Rhizorhabdus wittichii RW1 DNA encodes the following proteins:
- a CDS encoding deoxyuridine 5'-triphosphate nucleotidohydrolase (TIGRFAM: deoxyuridine 5'-triphosphate nucleotidohydrolase Dut~PFAM: deoxyUTP pyrophosphatase), which translates to MSSPEISIKLKRLDHGAGLPLPAYATAHAAGLDVVSAEDVTLAPGARHAVATGFAIAIPEGYEVQVRPRSGLALKHGVTCLNTPGTIDADYRGEVKVILANLGSEPFEVKRGERIAQLVPAAVQRAAFAEVSDLDETARGAGGFGSTGR; encoded by the coding sequence ATGAGTTCGCCTGAGATTTCGATCAAGCTGAAGCGCCTCGACCATGGTGCGGGCCTGCCGCTCCCCGCTTATGCCACCGCCCATGCCGCCGGGTTGGACGTGGTGTCGGCCGAGGACGTGACGCTGGCGCCCGGCGCGCGCCATGCCGTCGCCACCGGCTTCGCGATCGCGATCCCCGAAGGCTATGAGGTGCAGGTGCGCCCGCGCTCCGGCCTCGCGCTCAAGCATGGCGTCACCTGCCTCAACACGCCCGGCACGATCGACGCCGACTATCGCGGCGAGGTGAAGGTGATCCTCGCCAATCTCGGTTCGGAGCCGTTCGAGGTGAAGCGCGGCGAGCGCATCGCCCAGCTCGTGCCGGCCGCGGTGCAACGGGCGGCGTTCGCGGAGGTCTCGGACCTCGACGAGACCGCGCGCGGCGCCGGCGGGTTCGGATCGACCGGACGATAA
- a CDS encoding Phosphopantothenate-cysteine ligase / Phosphopantothenoylcysteine decarboxylase (TIGRFAM: phosphopantothenoylcysteine decarboxylase/phosphopantothenate--cysteine ligase~PFAM: flavoprotein; DNA/pantothenate metabolism flavoprotein domain protein): MIAPRILLIIGGGIAAYKACELVRLIRKGGGSVRCVLTEAAHHFVTPMSLAALSEQEVHTSLWDLKNETEMGHIQLSREADLVVVCPATADLMAKMAAGIADDLATTLLLATDKPVLVAPAMNVRMWLHPATQRNVARLRADGVTVLDPDDGAMACGEFGPGRLPEPPFIWSEIEKALDRPRAAPAPGIKGGALAGRHVLVTAGPTHEPIDPVRYIANRSSGKQGYAIAEALAALGARVTLVSGPVSLPTPAGVHRIDVESARDMAAAVETALPADVAVMVAAVADWRAETSAGQKIKKDGSGAPPVLPLAENPDILAGLARNPRRPRLLVGFAAETENVVDHAIAKRARKDADWIVANDVSGDVMGGDSNSIHIVTRTGVESWETMPKAEVAQRLATRIADEFA; encoded by the coding sequence GCAGCGTGCGCTGCGTGCTTACCGAGGCGGCGCATCATTTCGTCACGCCGATGAGCCTCGCCGCACTCAGCGAGCAGGAGGTCCACACCAGCCTGTGGGACCTCAAGAACGAGACCGAGATGGGCCATATCCAGCTCAGCCGCGAGGCCGACCTGGTGGTGGTCTGCCCGGCGACCGCCGACCTGATGGCGAAGATGGCCGCCGGGATCGCCGACGACCTGGCCACCACCCTGCTGCTGGCGACCGACAAGCCGGTGCTCGTCGCCCCGGCGATGAACGTGCGGATGTGGCTCCATCCCGCCACCCAACGCAACGTCGCGCGGCTGCGCGCGGACGGGGTGACGGTGCTCGATCCCGACGATGGAGCGATGGCCTGCGGCGAGTTCGGGCCCGGCCGCCTGCCCGAGCCGCCGTTCATCTGGAGCGAAATCGAGAAGGCGCTCGACCGGCCGCGTGCCGCGCCCGCGCCGGGGATCAAGGGCGGCGCGCTCGCCGGGCGCCATGTGCTGGTGACGGCGGGGCCGACCCACGAGCCGATCGACCCGGTCCGCTACATCGCCAACCGCTCCTCGGGGAAGCAGGGCTATGCGATCGCCGAGGCACTGGCGGCGCTCGGCGCGCGGGTGACCTTGGTGTCGGGGCCGGTCAGCCTGCCGACCCCGGCCGGCGTCCACCGTATCGACGTCGAGAGCGCGCGCGACATGGCGGCGGCGGTCGAGACCGCCTTGCCCGCCGACGTCGCGGTGATGGTCGCCGCCGTCGCCGACTGGCGCGCCGAGACCTCCGCCGGGCAGAAGATCAAGAAGGACGGATCGGGCGCGCCGCCGGTGCTGCCCCTCGCCGAGAATCCCGACATATTGGCGGGCCTCGCGCGCAATCCGCGCCGCCCCCGCCTGCTGGTCGGCTTCGCCGCCGAGACCGAGAATGTCGTCGACCATGCGATCGCCAAGCGCGCGCGCAAGGACGCCGACTGGATCGTCGCCAACGACGTGTCGGGAGACGTGATGGGCGGCGACAGCAACAGCATCCATATCGTCACGCGCACCGGGGTCGAGAGCTGGGAAACCATGCCCAAGGCCGAGGTCGCCCAACGCCTCGCTACAAGGATCGCCGATGAGTTCGCCTGA